From Anaerohalosphaera lusitana, one genomic window encodes:
- the addA gene encoding helicase-exonuclease AddAB subunit AddA produces the protein MSDGPRWTKQQRMAIETLDRDVLVTASAGTGKTAVLSQRCVDILADEKDVTEVERMLVLTFTEAAAEEMLARIGTELRKRYQQGRSVHLKRQMLMLDAAYISTIDSFCNRLVSEHFHKLGIDPTFRIIDRDEQKLLKSELLDATIEQAWNDETIVPAIHQLLSGRNVQSSGRGFLRNIISASEFLDSVADRQGWFERARLLAGTECLAETELADEQRELLAEKLKEQRDKLEHAIMIDSVMCGGFWGDWIRQEYVEFVDECMASCLRGDDRFTELLGEFSGPRFKSAPKGEVTREAKDLVKEVIDDVKGCLKEMAELAIVNGRYEEIVAREAAGQTQLMLRLVEMFDANYARAKREMNCLDFADLEHLALQLLRSSERIRGHYREKFRYIFVDEYQDTNTLQNAILAELAKGDNTFVVGDIKQSIYAFRQARPEIFMERLGSAGDSLADGGSLRVDLSDNFRSREGVLDFANTVFGRVMSEGMAGLGYDERAMLRAGFEYEDVASISGDGADGAVVELKLIDETESDGADPADGAVTKIERQGALIAERIRRMVGGDGGGAEFKIYDRHAECYRDVEYGDIVILMRSPGARGGELADVLQLADVPVSSDSSVGYFDTTEITDAVSLLKVLDNPQRDIELAAVLRSPVFGVTDSEFARVRMEARKERGDEKVSFYEAVVGYAEAGEEAALAGKLRAVLEKLREWRSQARRGSLADMLWRFYRETGYLSYVSALANGRQRRSNLLKLHDRAIEFEGFASNAGGTSLTRFVEFIERLLAEEGDWAPAQNEQAGENAVRIMSVHRSKGLEYPVVILAELDKQFNTQDLIGDCVLDEKSTMGLKVVDAESGGKFDSIARQVICEKAKRTLLAEELRILYVAMTRARERLVLVGSKKADKVRQIVQTCAMFDGGGVADWLLRKAKSHLDWILYGVGNHAKLVKMFAVESEGAMMNGELFAAEMVERDDLSAEVARLRELGRGSETVEAEEVGGEMVERVKEVVGWRYPWEGAAELPAKSSVSELTHRDDEFAKMDVSGALGRQPRAVAGGDGKAKASRADRKLLGTATHLVFEMLDVDGGVDEDAVRETVAQLVEEGYIPADIAEGIDVESVLAFFESGIGSTVFEADSVVRREWPFTYGVDGGRLTAGSEGEKIVVQGIVDMVIERPSGLMIVDFKTDNVRGDAVAERAAGYAEQVRHYAAAAGAVLGRPVEGAYLYFATPREMVEVELGSRTD, from the coding sequence ATGAGTGACGGGCCGAGATGGACGAAGCAGCAGAGGATGGCGATAGAGACGCTGGACCGGGATGTGCTGGTGACGGCGTCGGCGGGGACTGGTAAGACAGCGGTGCTGTCGCAGCGTTGCGTGGATATACTGGCGGACGAAAAGGACGTGACGGAAGTGGAGCGGATGCTGGTGCTGACGTTTACGGAGGCGGCGGCGGAAGAGATGCTGGCGCGGATCGGGACGGAGCTGCGCAAGCGGTATCAGCAGGGGCGGAGTGTACACTTGAAGAGACAGATGCTGATGCTGGACGCGGCGTATATCAGCACGATCGACTCATTCTGTAATCGGCTGGTGAGCGAGCATTTTCATAAGCTGGGCATCGATCCGACGTTTCGGATAATCGACAGGGACGAGCAGAAGCTGCTAAAGAGCGAGCTGCTGGATGCGACGATCGAGCAGGCGTGGAACGATGAGACGATTGTGCCGGCGATACATCAGTTGCTGAGCGGGAGGAACGTGCAGAGCAGCGGGCGGGGATTTCTGCGGAACATTATTTCGGCGAGCGAGTTTCTGGACAGCGTTGCGGATCGGCAGGGCTGGTTCGAAAGGGCGCGGCTGCTGGCGGGGACGGAGTGCCTGGCGGAGACGGAGCTCGCGGATGAGCAGCGGGAGCTACTGGCGGAGAAGCTCAAGGAGCAGCGGGATAAGCTCGAACACGCGATCATGATAGACAGCGTTATGTGCGGGGGGTTCTGGGGTGACTGGATACGGCAGGAGTACGTGGAGTTCGTAGATGAGTGCATGGCGAGCTGTTTGCGGGGGGATGATAGATTTACTGAGCTGCTTGGGGAGTTTTCGGGGCCGAGGTTCAAGTCCGCGCCGAAGGGGGAGGTTACGCGGGAGGCGAAGGATCTGGTCAAGGAAGTGATCGATGATGTGAAGGGCTGTCTTAAGGAGATGGCGGAACTTGCGATAGTGAACGGGCGGTACGAGGAGATCGTTGCGCGCGAGGCGGCGGGGCAGACGCAGTTGATGCTTCGGTTGGTGGAGATGTTCGATGCGAATTATGCGCGGGCGAAGCGCGAGATGAACTGTTTGGATTTTGCGGATTTGGAGCATTTGGCGCTTCAGTTGCTGCGGAGCTCGGAGCGGATCCGTGGGCATTACCGCGAGAAGTTTCGCTATATTTTCGTGGACGAGTACCAGGATACGAACACGCTGCAGAACGCGATACTGGCGGAGTTGGCGAAGGGGGACAATACTTTTGTGGTGGGGGATATAAAGCAGAGTATTTATGCGTTCAGGCAGGCTCGGCCCGAGATATTCATGGAGCGGCTGGGCAGTGCGGGTGACAGTCTTGCGGACGGCGGTTCGCTGCGCGTGGATCTGAGTGACAACTTCAGGTCGCGGGAGGGTGTGCTGGATTTTGCGAATACGGTGTTCGGTCGGGTGATGAGCGAGGGCATGGCGGGGCTCGGGTATGACGAGCGGGCGATGCTGCGGGCGGGGTTTGAGTATGAGGATGTGGCGAGTATCAGCGGGGACGGAGCGGACGGGGCTGTTGTGGAGCTGAAGCTGATCGACGAGACGGAGAGTGATGGCGCTGATCCGGCGGACGGGGCGGTGACGAAGATCGAGAGGCAGGGGGCACTGATCGCTGAACGGATCCGACGGATGGTCGGGGGTGACGGGGGAGGCGCGGAGTTCAAGATCTATGACCGGCACGCGGAATGTTACCGGGATGTCGAGTACGGGGACATTGTGATATTGATGCGGTCGCCGGGCGCGCGGGGCGGGGAGCTTGCGGATGTATTACAACTTGCAGATGTGCCAGTGAGCAGCGACAGTTCGGTTGGGTATTTCGATACGACGGAGATAACGGACGCGGTGTCGCTGTTGAAGGTGCTGGACAATCCGCAGCGGGACATCGAGCTGGCGGCGGTGCTGCGGAGCCCGGTGTTCGGTGTGACGGACAGTGAGTTTGCGCGGGTGCGGATGGAGGCGCGTAAGGAACGGGGCGACGAGAAGGTGAGTTTTTATGAGGCTGTGGTTGGTTATGCAGAAGCGGGGGAAGAGGCAGCGCTTGCGGGGAAGCTGCGGGCGGTGCTGGAGAAGCTGCGCGAGTGGCGGTCGCAGGCGAGGCGGGGGAGCCTGGCGGATATGCTGTGGCGGTTCTATCGTGAGACGGGATATCTTTCGTATGTGTCGGCGCTGGCGAACGGCAGGCAGAGGCGGAGCAATCTTTTAAAACTGCATGACCGGGCGATAGAGTTCGAGGGGTTCGCGAGCAATGCGGGCGGGACCTCGCTGACGCGGTTCGTGGAATTTATCGAGCGGCTGTTGGCGGAGGAGGGCGACTGGGCGCCGGCGCAGAACGAGCAGGCGGGCGAGAACGCGGTGCGGATAATGTCAGTGCACCGGAGCAAGGGGCTGGAGTATCCGGTGGTCATTCTGGCTGAGCTGGACAAGCAGTTCAACACGCAGGATCTGATCGGGGACTGTGTGCTGGATGAGAAGAGCACGATGGGGCTGAAGGTGGTCGATGCGGAATCGGGAGGTAAGTTTGACAGTATCGCGAGGCAGGTGATATGCGAGAAGGCGAAGCGGACGCTGCTGGCGGAGGAGCTGCGGATTTTGTATGTTGCGATGACGCGTGCCCGGGAGCGGCTGGTGCTGGTGGGGTCGAAGAAGGCGGACAAGGTACGGCAGATCGTACAGACATGCGCGATGTTCGACGGCGGGGGTGTGGCGGACTGGCTGCTGCGGAAGGCGAAGAGTCATCTGGACTGGATACTGTACGGGGTGGGCAATCATGCGAAGCTGGTAAAGATGTTCGCTGTCGAGAGCGAGGGTGCGATGATGAACGGGGAATTGTTCGCGGCGGAGATGGTTGAGCGGGATGATCTGAGCGCGGAGGTTGCACGGCTGAGGGAGCTGGGCAGGGGGAGTGAAACGGTCGAGGCTGAGGAGGTCGGCGGGGAGATGGTCGAGCGGGTGAAGGAGGTGGTCGGGTGGCGGTATCCGTGGGAGGGGGCGGCGGAGCTGCCTGCGAAAAGTTCGGTGAGTGAGTTGACGCATCGGGATGATGAGTTCGCTAAGATGGACGTTAGCGGTGCGCTGGGTCGGCAGCCGAGGGCGGTTGCTGGGGGGGATGGCAAGGCGAAGGCGAGCAGGGCGGATCGAAAGCTGCTGGGGACGGCGACGCACCTGGTGTTCGAGATGCTGGATGTGGACGGGGGTGTGGATGAGGATGCGGTGCGGGAGACGGTCGCGCAGCTTGTGGAGGAGGGGTATATACCGGCGGATATCGCGGAGGGGATAGACGTGGAGTCGGTGCTGGCATTCTTCGAGAGCGGGATCGGGAGTACGGTCTTCGAGGCGGACAGTGTGGTGCGGCGGGAGTGGCCTTTCACTTACGGCGTGGACGGAGGGAGGCTCACGGCCGGCAGTGAGGGCGAGAAGATCGTGGTGCAGGGTATTGTGGACATGGTGATCGAGAGGCCGAGCGGGCTTATGATCGTGGACTTCAAGACGGACAACGTGCGCGGGGATGCAGTCGCAGAACGTGCGGCGGGGTATGCGGAACAGGTGAGACATTACGCTGCGGCGGCTGGCGCGGTACTGGGCAGGCCGGTGGAGGGGGCGTATCTTTATTTCGCGACACCAAGGGAGATGGTGGAAGTGGAGCTGGGGAGTCGGACGGACTAA
- a CDS encoding 6-phosphofructokinase: MANAVVSQSGGPTGVINASLVGVIEEARNHPDIDTLYGAVHAVAGIVKDEFIDLTDVSDETLEILAASPSSGLGSSRDKPDKAYVEKMINVFKKRNIEYFFYIGGNDSANTCYIVNQVADEMGLDLKAFHIPKTIDNDLRVTDHCPGYGTAAKFVACALMGDDLDNRALPGVKIDVIMGREAGWLTAATALGKQRDDDGPHLQYFPEKPVSMEKMAADIKAVYDKLGRCVVAVSEGIRAEDGNLWGKKLQENAEVDAHGNVQLSGSGALADFLATEIKSRLGIARVRADTFGYLQRSFAGLQSKTDAEEARRCGRQAVIYSKDNDNGSVAMKRVGTGKDYKIELFMTELKNVAEHTKDLDEKYINSEGNGITEAFVDYAMPLVGDLPRTEYLGNRPKV; the protein is encoded by the coding sequence ATGGCTAACGCAGTTGTGAGTCAATCAGGCGGTCCTACCGGCGTTATCAATGCGTCACTGGTGGGCGTTATTGAAGAGGCACGGAATCACCCGGACATCGATACGCTTTACGGCGCGGTTCACGCTGTTGCCGGTATCGTGAAGGACGAATTCATCGATCTGACCGACGTTTCGGACGAGACGCTGGAGATTCTTGCGGCGAGCCCGTCTTCGGGTCTTGGCAGCAGCCGGGACAAGCCGGACAAGGCATATGTCGAGAAGATGATCAATGTTTTCAAGAAACGCAATATCGAGTACTTCTTCTACATCGGCGGTAACGATTCGGCGAATACATGCTACATCGTCAACCAGGTAGCTGACGAGATGGGTCTGGATCTCAAAGCGTTCCATATCCCGAAGACGATCGATAACGACCTTCGCGTTACGGATCACTGCCCGGGTTACGGCACCGCGGCTAAGTTCGTTGCATGTGCACTGATGGGCGATGACCTGGATAACAGGGCTCTTCCCGGCGTTAAGATCGACGTAATTATGGGACGTGAGGCTGGCTGGCTGACTGCTGCTACGGCGCTCGGCAAGCAGCGCGACGACGACGGCCCGCATCTGCAGTACTTCCCGGAAAAGCCCGTATCGATGGAAAAGATGGCGGCGGATATCAAGGCTGTTTACGACAAGCTGGGTCGCTGTGTTGTGGCTGTTTCGGAAGGCATTCGTGCTGAGGACGGCAATCTTTGGGGCAAGAAGCTGCAGGAAAATGCGGAAGTCGACGCACACGGTAATGTTCAGTTGAGCGGAAGCGGCGCACTGGCAGACTTCCTGGCGACAGAGATCAAGAGTCGCCTGGGTATCGCTCGGGTTCGGGCGGATACTTTCGGCTATCTGCAGAGGAGCTTTGCGGGTCTGCAGAGCAAGACGGATGCGGAAGAGGCTCGCAGGTGCGGTCGTCAGGCTGTGATCTACTCTAAGGACAATGACAACGGTTCTGTCGCGATGAAGCGTGTCGGCACGGGCAAGGACTACAAGATCGAGCTGTTCATGACTGAGCTGAAGAACGTTGCTGAGCACACGAAGGATCTTGACGAGAAGTACATCAACAGCGAAGGCAACGGCATTACCGAGGCGTTCGTGGATTATGCGATGCCGCTGGTAGGCGATCTGCCGAGAACCGAGTACCTGGGAAACAGGCCCAAAGTTTAA
- a CDS encoding GLUG motif-containing protein — protein sequence MKASYLALLVVVLAVSGSCWAVNVSLSDLTAEGSGYSYSYSLDFGDMVNGSTKFTDDSTTRLNVNEVQSFMALPPATPDDRWIQAQQGDGFARIVFVFDFSGIDVFRNQRVCNINIKSFNVRDKLQMANNNSLSEKSRVSTGWSYENFAYNPLNELSTPTRSTIPAVRVFEDRISTPGYRQRIYYEVRFYCDDSNGFDEALSRWNSLNYTDTDHFKIDFELTVVNSPAGTYEGGSGTAEDPFLIADADQLDSVGNYPEDYDKHFEVIDDIDLSKRSYSEALIAPDGSGSSGFQGTAFTGSFDGKGHVIEGLTIRTPFDSSDYLGFFGRCETAQLKNIFLEDCVIAARSTNTKIGCLSASNYVTTVSNCHVKGRIFGDDSVSYVGGLIGISQTGGSMYNCSFEGLIKVRNDSNTIGGLVGGCVNYTLNKCRADVNLQTSSSCNYVGGLIGQCVYGYNIRRCYAEGELKSRYSDRVGGLMGSMNSYSLTNCYSAMDISTYNTSSTSLGGLIGQGTNLDPFDACFWDVDKAGTSDGVGDTDNDETTYPDPDPSGMYGLATGIMVQQSTYTSMGWDFAGETANGPYDFWVMFEQETYPMFTGECFARPAGDINGDCRCNMSDLSVLASSWLETGLLEEILY from the coding sequence ATGAAAGCTTCATATCTTGCTCTACTGGTTGTGGTTCTGGCGGTTTCTGGGAGCTGCTGGGCTGTAAATGTTTCACTTTCGGATCTGACCGCTGAGGGTTCGGGCTATTCGTACAGCTATTCGCTGGATTTTGGTGATATGGTGAACGGCTCGACAAAGTTCACTGACGATTCGACCACCCGCTTGAACGTCAACGAGGTCCAGAGTTTTATGGCACTTCCGCCGGCGACTCCTGACGATCGCTGGATACAGGCGCAGCAGGGGGACGGTTTTGCGCGGATAGTTTTTGTCTTCGATTTTTCCGGTATCGATGTGTTTCGCAATCAAAGGGTCTGCAACATAAACATCAAGTCTTTCAATGTTCGCGACAAGCTGCAGATGGCCAACAACAACAGTCTGAGCGAAAAATCCCGGGTTTCTACTGGCTGGAGCTATGAAAATTTTGCCTATAACCCGCTAAATGAACTGAGCACGCCTACCCGGTCGACGATACCGGCTGTACGCGTTTTCGAAGACAGAATATCGACGCCGGGCTACAGACAGCGGATATATTATGAGGTCCGTTTCTACTGCGATGACAGCAACGGGTTCGATGAAGCGCTTTCGAGATGGAACAGTCTCAACTATACAGACACCGATCACTTCAAGATCGATTTTGAGCTGACGGTGGTTAATAGTCCCGCGGGCACATATGAAGGCGGCAGCGGCACAGCGGAGGATCCGTTTCTTATAGCAGACGCGGATCAACTCGATTCTGTGGGGAATTATCCGGAGGATTATGACAAGCATTTTGAGGTTATCGATGACATCGACTTGTCAAAGAGGAGTTATTCGGAGGCTTTGATTGCGCCGGACGGCAGCGGCAGCAGCGGATTTCAGGGTACCGCTTTCACCGGCAGTTTCGATGGTAAGGGGCACGTCATAGAGGGCCTGACGATACGAACACCGTTCGATAGCTCTGACTACCTGGGTTTTTTCGGCAGATGTGAAACCGCGCAGCTCAAGAATATATTTCTTGAGGACTGCGTGATAGCCGCCAGAAGTACAAATACGAAGATCGGCTGTTTGTCGGCATCTAATTATGTTACCACGGTTTCCAACTGTCATGTGAAAGGCCGAATTTTTGGCGACGACAGCGTGAGTTACGTGGGGGGACTTATAGGAATATCCCAGACGGGCGGGAGTATGTACAACTGCTCCTTTGAGGGTCTTATAAAGGTCCGCAACGACTCGAATACAATCGGCGGGCTGGTAGGCGGGTGCGTGAATTATACATTGAACAAGTGCCGAGCTGACGTGAACCTGCAAACGAGTTCCTCATGCAATTATGTAGGCGGACTGATCGGTCAGTGTGTCTATGGTTACAATATCCGACGGTGCTATGCTGAAGGTGAACTCAAGAGCAGATATTCTGATAGAGTAGGCGGACTTATGGGTTCAATGAACAGCTACTCGCTGACCAACTGCTATTCGGCAATGGATATTAGCACGTATAACACCAGTTCGACTTCCTTGGGCGGACTGATAGGTCAGGGCACTAATCTGGATCCTTTTGACGCGTGTTTCTGGGACGTCGACAAGGCGGGAACCAGTGACGGCGTCGGCGACACCGACAATGATGAAACAACTTACCCCGATCCTGATCCGTCGGGCATGTATGGACTGGCGACGGGGATTATGGTCCAGCAGTCCACTTATACGTCGATGGGCTGGGACTTTGCGGGTGAGACCGCGAACGGGCCTTATGATTTCTGGGTCATGTTTGAACAAGAGACGTATCCGATGTTTACGGGTGAATGTTTTGCAAGACCCGCGGGTGATATAAACGGGGACTGCAGATGCAATATGAGTGATCTTAGCGTACTTGCGAGCAGTTGGCTGGAAACGGGTCTGCTCGAAGAGATTCTTTATTAG